In Chitinophaga sp. H8, the sequence ACCAGGTACTCATGGAACGTAGAGCAGCGATTAAAAATTTATTGATTATAGCAGGGGGGATCGCTTTATTACCATCCTGTGCAGAGGAGCCAGGGAAGGCCTCTATTCAATTAACCCATCTGGATATCAGTGCCGATCAGGAAGCGCTATTGGCCGAGATTGCCGAAACTTTCATTCCCAAAACCGATGGACCGGGTGCAAAGGAACTCAACCTGCATTTGTTTACTTTAAAAATGGTGGATGATTGCCATGGTAAAGACGACCAGGATAGTTTTGTGAAAGGTTTGAATAAGATAAACCAGCTGGCAAAAGATAAGCATCAGCAACCATTTGCCAAATGCACCCCGGAGCAGCGCAGCCAGTTGCTCACCGCAGCCATGCAGGAAGAACAAACACCCAAGGAGATTAAGACCATGTTGGAGATCAGCAAGCACCGGGTGATCCAGGGATTTACAAATTCCAAATATGTGATGACGGATCTGAACAAGTATGAGTTGGTACCTGGCAGGTACAATGGTTATTTCCCGGTAAAGCAAGCTTAATCACACTATCAAGAGGAACATCATGGCAAATTTAAATATAAAGAGTATTCAGGACCGCACGTTTGATGCGATTGTAATAGGATCAGGGATCAGCGGCGGCTGGTCGGCCAAGGAGCTGACAGAAAAAGGATTAAAAACACTGGTGCTGGAAAGGGGCCGGGATGTAAAGCACATCAAGGATTATCCTACCACCAGTTTGCTGCCGTATGAGTTTGAACACCGGGGCGAATTGCCGTTGGCGGTCAAAGAAGCATCACCCATTGCCAGCCGCTGCTATGCTTTTCAGGAAGATGCAGCGCACTTTTTTGTAAAAGATAAAGAGCATCCTTATATACAGGACAAACCATTTGACTGGATCCGTGGTTACCAGGTGGGCGGTAAGTCACTGTTATGGGCCAGACAAACACAGCGCTGGAGCGACTTCGATTTTGAAGGACCTGCCCGCGATGGTTTTGCAGTGGATTGGCCCATCCGTTATAAAGACATTGCGCCGTGGTATAGCTATGTAGAAAAATTTGCAGGCATTGCCGGAAATAGGGACGGCTTAAAAGAACTGCCTGATGGCGAGTTTCTGCCAGCTTATCCATTTAATGCCGTGGAAGATTATTTCCGGGAGCAGGTTAATAAAAAATACCAGGGCCGTCATGTGATCCGGGCACGTGCCGCGCATTTATCGCAGCCACAGCCTATCCACCTGGAGCAGGGGCGCGGTAAGTGTCAGAACAGGGTATTATGCCAGCGCGGATGTCCGTTTGGCGGGTACTTTAGTAGCAATGCCTCTACTATTCCCTGGGCACAGAAAACAGGTAATCTTACGCTGCGTCCATTTTCCGTAGTACATTCTATCATCTATGATGAAAAGCTGGGAAAAGCTACCGGTGTAAAGGTGATAGATACTAATACCAAAGAGGAAATAGAATACTTTGCCAAAGTGATCTTTGTAAATGCAGCGGCGATTAATACTAATATCATCCTGCTCAATTCTATCTCCAATCGTTTCCCACAGGGGTTGGGTAATGACAGTGGTGTATTGGGTAAGTATGTAGCCTTCCACCATTATGGGGGCAGTGTATCCGGCAGGTATGAAGGTGATTTGGATAAATTTACGGTAGATGGCCGTAATCCGGCGGGTTGTTATATCCCCCGGTTCAGGAATGTGTACAAACAGGAAACTAAATTTCTGCGCGGTTATGCAGCAGGCTTTGGCGCAGGCCGTGGTACGCA encodes:
- a CDS encoding gluconate 2-dehydrogenase subunit 3 family protein, with protein sequence MERRAAIKNLLIIAGGIALLPSCAEEPGKASIQLTHLDISADQEALLAEIAETFIPKTDGPGAKELNLHLFTLKMVDDCHGKDDQDSFVKGLNKINQLAKDKHQQPFAKCTPEQRSQLLTAAMQEEQTPKEIKTMLEISKHRVIQGFTNSKYVMTDLNKYELVPGRYNGYFPVKQA
- a CDS encoding GMC family oxidoreductase, whose protein sequence is MANLNIKSIQDRTFDAIVIGSGISGGWSAKELTEKGLKTLVLERGRDVKHIKDYPTTSLLPYEFEHRGELPLAVKEASPIASRCYAFQEDAAHFFVKDKEHPYIQDKPFDWIRGYQVGGKSLLWARQTQRWSDFDFEGPARDGFAVDWPIRYKDIAPWYSYVEKFAGIAGNRDGLKELPDGEFLPAYPFNAVEDYFREQVNKKYQGRHVIRARAAHLSQPQPIHLEQGRGKCQNRVLCQRGCPFGGYFSSNASTIPWAQKTGNLTLRPFSVVHSIIYDEKLGKATGVKVIDTNTKEEIEYFAKVIFVNAAAINTNIILLNSISNRFPQGLGNDSGVLGKYVAFHHYGGSVSGRYEGDLDKFTVDGRNPAGCYIPRFRNVYKQETKFLRGYAAGFGAGRGTHSDTGAMGASLKESLLNPKLGSWGVGSHMMGETIPKEESYIKLDKDQKDDWGVPLAKISVDFDDNDKQMLNDYFEQLSEMFTNAGFKDVQSHRWERAPGLDIHEMGGVRMGHDPKTSMLNSWNQLHACKNVFVTDGACMTSTSTQNPSLTYMAFSARSANYAVEELKKGNL